CGTGCTGCTGGATTATAGCATGACATTGTGTAATCCTGTTTGGAGATAAAGTGTGAAATGCTCTTTGCTTCAAATGTGCAAGCTTATGGACTATACCAAATCTGGGATTAGATCAACACAATACATATTCCCCCCTGACCATTCTCTCCATATTAGGCCGATGAAAtttttctcaaaacaaacaatatttgtttatttttgtggtgTTATATTTGTAGATATTTTAGGATACCATAAACTGAGGCAGCATAATAAGCAACTTGCTAAAATAGAAGTGCCAAGACAGAAGAGTAGTTGCACATGAAAAACACTCCATTTAGAATCAGTTTCACATTTGCAATATTTACATCAAGCGTGCCAAACAAGTGGGAGggaacacaacaaaacaagcaatgaaACTAAAATTCATCCAGACTATTGGTACCATCAcatcaaaccaaaccaaaaaacttgTGAAAACATTACAGTGGAGGAACCGACCACTAACCTGGGGTGTGTAAAATAATCGTGCAAATGTGTGCACAATGTAAAGGgcagatgaagaggaaaagcGGTGCCTCTTGGCTTGTTCATGAGACAGAGCAATATTGTCATCAGTTTGCTGAATTGAATTATGCCGTAATAAATATAATCAAATTATGGctcctgcaaacaaacaaataaaccaatttaaaaaaaaaaatcaatgacatAAACTGAATCGATATCCTCTTTGATCAAATCACCAAATATTAAACACTGTCTTTAATCAAAATTCAGCCAACAGTCTATGACTCAGCTTATAGTCGCTCCTGCACATTGGTTGGTTCCACTAACTAAACGTTGcttgaactgtgtgtttgtgttttttgcttcATCTGTAATCACGGGATACATATTAATCTTCACTTCTGGTGACTCAGTGTGGGCTCAGACATGTGCCACATCAGACACGATGTCCTCGGTTTGAATCAGGCTCAGAGACTTTGGCATTATGTCATCCTTCTCTGAACTGTGTAATCCCTCTCTGAACTGTCTATTGAGATAACAGAAAAAAGTACAAAGAGCACAAATAAGAAATTGACAGCATACAGAGCAGGCCAGGCAAGGAAAATGAAAGTCTTTTACTGCCTGACTGACTTCCCATTGTTAATGTGTAAGCTAAGATGTGCAACAGGCTTGCTTAATGTGTGCACCCAAAGTTTCCAGGGTTTTGATTTTGTGGCTATAGCAGAAtcttcagaatttttttttttgtttttgttttttactgcatTATATTCTTATTAGGCCAGGTTGCACAATGTGAGGAAGAGCATTTATGTTGCAATTATGTTGCTTTTGCAGTTTCCCTGCAACTGATAAATAATTGTACTGAGAAAATTCTATATTCACATGGGTGCTTATGAGTAAAATTACGCCTGTAAACACTGCAGCAATctaatatgtgtttttatgttttatgcagCAGACCTTTGAGGCGTGTGAGTAGAGGCAAAAGGCAGGACTTACGTACAGCATAATCCACAATAAATAGAATTATTTGGTCCAGCTGTCAGTGTTGATGATATAATGGAGTTGGCTATTGTTGAcagtgatttcatttatttgcataaaaacaTTACATAGAAACCTCTTTCTGTGTAGCGTGGTGCAAGATGTGTATAGCTTACACAAAATCAGAGTATTTATTtccagaaaaagacagaaaaaaggccTCGTAATGTGAAAAAGGGTTTCATAGTCTACTGtgtatgaatgaatatttcatgcCATGCAGAATGCTTTACCCAAGACcctgaaaatgttaaatatctAAGTGACTTTTAGAAAGAAGGAAGTATATTCTCAGTTTATATGAAAACAGGTCcgctgcattttatttatggaCGAAAATTCAGGGGTTCAAAggtttcacttcctctctctctctgctagCGGGGCTTTATCTGATTCTCCTTGTCCGGTTAAAAATGCATACAAATTGGAAATTTACAAATAGAAACTGCATTTGtccaaaaacatttatttcacccagtgttttctgtcctttttagATCTCCTTTCTTTTTGGCTAATTTTCCACATGCATAAACATCaatatgaaaaatgtaacaGTTTATTGATCTAAGCAAATCACATGTAACGGTCTTactgaatatttctttttcttcttgaaaAATGTGCTGACACTAACTACAGCAACACCTTGGTACATAATGCAGTTCAATAAAATGCCAAATTAGTCTCAAAGGGAGATGAATAAACACACCTCTTACATAATCTTAACAAAAAGCGAACAAAATAAGCTCTTTCTCTGTGGTCTTGTATTGGGTTGCATTACCGTGTGCCAGATTACACTTATTTTGTTCACCTTCTGAACAACAGCCATGAGTCTCTGAGCTAAATCTGTTCTCACTGGGCTACAGAAAAGAGACACGAGCCTGCAGATCTTCAGGTCTGTGTCCTTGATGAGACGACAACCATTTTTCAACAACAGGCTTATTGCTTTTGCCGAAGAAAGTCACAGAGGCAACACCTTGCTGTGCGTGTTGACGCTGTTCAGGGAAGTCAGACGGCTTCTCCTGTTCAAGGAGCACATGTTGATGCTGACGCCGGTGGACGCGTGGGGGATGTAGCGACCACAGGACAGCACCTCCAGAGTGGCATCGCGGAACTGTTGGGGCGTAAAAAATCATGACGTGAACACCTTCAGGCAattcaaatatgtttttcatgtgcTTCCTGTCCTGTCCGCATCTCGGCTTTacagcacatacacacctcAGCTGCTCACCTGTTTGTTGGAAAGGAAGTAGATGATGGGGTTATAAACAGGGCTGGTCTTAGCAAAGTACATGGGCATGGTGGCAACCAGCGGAGGGATGTAGAGCTCTGGATCCACAACTACCACCACAGACAATGTTGTGTAGGGCAGCCAGCATACAAAAAAAGCTATAATCATGGCCAGCACCATGCTGATGGCGTGATCATTCTCCTTCTGGCTGGAACGCCCACCCTGGAGCTCTACACTTCTGTTAAGCTACAAGCAGAAAGCAAATTCGACACACATTAAAAGCTAATAAGTTGTTTTAGTCAGTAGGTGGCAAATTGCAAAGTGATGAGAATGGAGGTTTGAATTTTAAATCTGGTTCTAATGGCGTAAAAGTGTAATAAATATGCAGAAGCCATTATGTGCCCACCTTATTCATGGATGTGAGCACTTTGGAGTAGCAGTAAATGATGACTGCAACAGGGAAAATGAAGCAGAGGAGCGTGTAGAGGATGAGATAGCTGTAGTTGCTCCATGATCTCTCCTCCCAGGCCAGAGAACAGGAGGTCTGGACTCCCTCAGGCCCGTAGGAGCTCCAGCCGAAGAGCGGAGTCACAGCCCAAAACAAGCAGAAGATCCAGACGAACAGCAGCCCAATGATGCTCCTCCTCATGCTCAACTTCAGACCAGCTCTTGGCTTACACACCACGTTGTACCGCTCGTAGGCAAGCAGGGTCAAAGTGCAGAGAGAAACCAGACCTAAGAAAGAGgaacaaatgtaacaaaaacaaaacaaacaaacaaaaaaaacaactgcatcTTGTTGTCTTTCTCAAGGTTTGCACGGCTGTCACAAATATTTCCATaacaactgagcaaactccTGAGAAGACTGTGACATGTTTTTGAAATCTCTGAATAAAGCTAACAGGCAGAAAAACCTTGAATCACATAATTACAGTGAACTTCcaagtcagaaaaaaacactttgtgtttgtgagaaagtAGCATGACATTTGCAATATCTGATAACAGCAGagagacattttcagaaagaaTCACAGGTCgacaacataaacattttaaaggaacaaCACATTTTGAGGTTAAGTGAAACAAGGACTGATATTTTAGACTTACAGCTTTGTGTACAGCAATACACCTGCAggcacagacaaaaacaaaattgatcTCAAAAGTCTATAGAACACAAACTGCTCTCTCACTTACCAAAATAATTGACTGCAAATCCTTGAAACACGCAGGCTGCGTGGCCAATAAAGAAAGAGCCTTGGTAGTTAGTGATAGTGACGACCAGCGAGCCGCACAGGCCAATCATGAGGTCAGACACGGCGAGGCTGAGGATTAAAGCGTTCATAGGCTGGAGGAGAGACGGATTCCTCAGCATCACGGTTATGACGAGGCCGTTGttaaaaactgataaaactgtGTTGATGAACATGAGGAAAGAAAGTATGCTGTAGCCCACCCGAGGGAAGATGGTGGGGGCAACAGTCACCACCGCggtgaggatggatggagggtGCGGGCTGGAGCTCCACGTCGTGCTGTTGCTGTCCATGGTGCCCAAATGAAGTCCAGCTCTGGTGAAACCACAGCGAGGCCAGACACTGAACCCACAGACACTCTGCTCGACTCAGGACACAGCAGTGTCATAGATCTTATCATTTCTGATCCCCGTTAAACCACTCAGCTCCTCTTATTTTCCAAGATGTCAGTTTGGGCACCTGTCTGACACAGAAAGCCCCAAATGCAATATGGGAAATTGGCCTGTAACACGATTTGGAGGGATTAATCCTACCCACAGCTATTATGGTAattggagagaggagagataatAAGCAGGGGTGAGTAAGTCCTcagaattcattttcaaatcatgaaatatttcttcctttgttgtttACACCAACAATCAtggaaaaggagggaaaatcCTGGTGCAAATGGTGAAATGGACATTCAATACAGGCGCACCTGCTAACTACAGAACAATCATCCAATCATCAAGTTGTTTTAAATTCATGACATAAACACTTGGCAAGAACATTAAGGCATTTCCAATTTAATaaatagtgaaataaaaatacacttcatCAATACATATTTCACATTACTAGAGAAGCACTAAAAAACCATGAGGTCTTAGTCGTGGCCTGGTATTTAAGAATTCCCTTTTCTTAAGTAATTAAAAACTCTAAGATTCCAGCTTACATATCAAATATATTCTTCTCGAGCCCTCATTCCAGCACGTGTgcaaacatttcacacattttctgaaagaaaaagaaaaaaaaaagtgtcaaacCCACTAAACCCACTGCTGCCTTCACAGTTCAAATAGCAACACATGCTAAATATAGCATTTCCCCCCCCCTTGACAAATATGAACATTTCTAGCTGCTGAAGTGAGACTTACAGGCTGTGTTGTGTGGGGGAAAATGCAAAGATCTCAGAACATAAACATGCAATGTGTGTCACAATGTGCGCTTAAAAATTAAAGTAACGAttaatgaaaaactgaattacCATAAATTACACCAGGCTATTACAATAAGTACATTGAAGAGATGTGAACGAGAGATTAAGGCAACGAAGTTTGAGATGTAAATGTCACATCGGAGTATTACAATGACATTCTCTTTAACAGCTTTACAGACGCAAAGgataaaaaagcaaacagacagtgaGGACAATTCATTCCGCACAGATCCACAGTAAGATTGGCGTGTGGCTGCCCCCTAGTGTTTAAACTGTGTAACTGCATAATCTTTGTGTTACTTCACTACCCCTACTCTCATAGACACcaagacacaaacatacaaacatacaacGTACAAACTTAAAACAGTCAGTGCATTCGGTGTTTCAAATTCTGCatgatgaaaatgtaaaaaacaaggAATCCACGATTGTCTAAATGTCTAAATGTCTAAATGCTCGTTCTGTTGCATGTCATTTGGctttaaaaagcaataaatctGTTCTTCTTAATGAATTACTCGAGAGGAAGTACATCAATAACTAGTTTAAAGCTTATTATAGATAAAGATTAAATTTTACTGATCCCAGAGGCAACAATAACTATGTAAAGTACTTAAACCAGATTCACCAacttcaacattaaaatgaaaaacacattaatgcatcaataattataatccaacaatataatatacattattCTGAATCATGCCATCCTGCATAATGAGTACCGTTACTTTTGGtaacattcaaacattcaacattttacaTGATTGTTACCAGTTAAGCACATCTTAAAATGTGGCAAGATACAATGTcccaaaacttaaaaaaaaaaaaaaaagttacagtCAAGTATGAGTGAGCAGAGCAGATCATTCAATGCTTGTCTTTGATTCTGaacttcctccctccctctc
This is a stretch of genomic DNA from Scatophagus argus isolate fScaArg1 chromosome 7, fScaArg1.pri, whole genome shotgun sequence. It encodes these proteins:
- the LOC124061650 gene encoding parapinopsin-like, producing the protein MDSNSTTWSSSPHPPSILTAVVTVAPTIFPRVGYSILSFLMFINTVLSVFNNGLVITVMLRNPSLLQPMNALILSLAVSDLMIGLCGSLVVTITNYQGSFFIGHAACVFQGFAVNYFGLVSLCTLTLLAYERYNVVCKPRAGLKLSMRRSIIGLLFVWIFCLFWAVTPLFGWSSYGPEGVQTSCSLAWEERSWSNYSYLILYTLLCFIFPVAVIIYCYSKVLTSMNKLNRSVELQGGRSSQKENDHAISMVLAMIIAFFVCWLPYTTLSVVVVVDPELYIPPLVATMPMYFAKTSPVYNPIIYFLSNKQFRDATLEVLSCGRYIPHASTGVSINMCSLNRRSRLTSLNSVNTHSKVLPL